CTCACGCGCCAAGGTTACTGGCGTCCCCGCGGTCCGCGCCTGCCGTACCGGGACCAGGTGCCGCCGATCAGTCCCCGGACGGCTCGTGGACGGCCGAGACGACGGACTCGGCGAGGCGGCCGGTCTGCTCGGGGTCGAGACGGGCCACGCCGGTGTGCACCAGCGAGACGAGCAGGTCTCCGCTGCGGACCACGACGATGTGCATCTCGTACGGGTAGCCGCCGACCCTCCCCCGGTAGCGGCGGGCCTGCGAGCCGTCGCCGAGCGGACGCACAGCGAGCTCGGAGGCGACGAGGCGGTCGCCGCGACCCGCGCTGTCCACGGTGGCGGACGGACAGGAACGCATGAGCCGTCCGATGTGCCGCAGCTCGGCATCCGCGTCCCCGTCCGGATACGCGAAGAGCACCACCCCGGCGCTCTCCCCGAGGTGGTCCCCCTCGAACGTCGCGGACTCGGTGATCGCCGGCTCCTCGTCGTCGCCGATCCGTCCCTCGGCCAGCCGGAACAGGTGCGCGCAGTCCTCCTCGGCGGGCCGGAACGGTGAGTGCCAGGCGGGTGAGCGGTGCGCGAAGTCCACCGCCGGGTCGACGAGCCCCGTCAGCGCGGCACGGGCCCGCCGCAGTTCCTCGGGTCCCGCCGCGCCGTCGCCTGGGCCACAGGCCGCCGTGGCCCAGGCGAACAGGGCGCAGGCCAGGAACACACCAGTGACGCGCATCGCGCTCCCCCGAGATCCCGCACGCGGGACTCCCCGGCTCCCGCCGCAGTGATCCTTCCCGGCCGTTCCCGGCGCAACCTCATGATCGTCAACGCTTACCGCCTGTTGGCCCGCCGATGGCGCACCAGCCGTCCATCCGCCGCGCTCGCGTGCGGACCACCCCTTCACCCGCCGAGCGCGCGTGTGCGCCGCCACCACCCGTTGATCGGCTCTCTCCCCGTGCGGACAGCCGCCGCACTACGCTGCTGCGGCGGATCCTTATGGCTGGGAGGTGGCTCGGGGTGGCCGGTCGCGGGGTGCTCGCCGCCGGGGTGGCGCTGGTGTTCGCCGTGGGGCCCGGCGCGGTGCCGGCGATCGCGGACGCGCCGGTGCGGTGCGCGCCGCAGCGCGGCGGGGTGCGGGTCGGGGAGTCGTGGGGACAGCGGCGGCTCGCGTTCACCGGGGTGTGGCCGCTCACCAAAGGCGCGGGGGTCACGGTCGCGCTGATCGACAGCGGGGTGGACGCGCGGCATCCGCAGGTGCGGGTGGCGAAGTCGGTGGACCTCACCGGGACGGGGGCCAGGGACTGCCTCGGCCACGGCACGGCGGTGGCGGGGATCATCGCGGGACGTGACATGCCGGAGATCCCGTTCGCCGGAGTGGCGCCGGAGGCGCGGCTCATCTCGATCAAGCAGACCAACGACGAGACCGGGGACATCGCGCTGCTGGCGCGGGGGCTCGTGCGGGCCGCCGAGCTCGGCGCCAAGGTCGTCAACGTGTCCATCCAGACGCACGACCAGCCGGACCTGAAGGCCGCCGTGGACTACGCGCTCGCCAGGGACGTCGTGATCGTCGCCGCGGCCGGCAATGTGAACAAGGGGGACGGCACACCGGCCCCCGCCTACCCGGCCGCCTACCCCGGGGTGCTGTCGGTCGGCTCCGCCGGGCCGGACGGCCGGCGCACCGACTTCTCCAACGCCGCGACCCCCGTCTCGGTGCTCGCGCCAGGCACCGACCTCACCAGCACGTGGCCCGGCGGGTCGTACCGCGAGGACCTGGAAGGCACCAGCTACGCCGCGCCGTTCGTCGCCGGTGTGGCGGCGCTGGTACGGGCCCGGCACCCCGGCCTGGACAACGTCCGGGTCCGCAGGCGCATCGAGATCACCGCCGACGGCGCGTCCGGGGCCGGCACCGGGGCCGGCATGGTGAACCCGCTGCTCGCCGTCACCGAGATCATCCCGTCGGAGTCGGTGGCCATCGCACCGCCGCCACCCCCGCCGCTGCCTCCCGGCGCGATCAGCCCGCCAGAGCCACGCGACCACGAGGCCGTCGCCACATCGGTCACCGTCACCCTCGCCGCACTCGGCGCGGCGGCCCTGGTGACCTGCCTCCGCCTGGTACTCCCTGCGGGCCGCAGACGCGGCTGGCGACCGGGCCGCACAGCCGTCCCCGGAGACTGAGCCGCTCCTGCGCCATGGCCCGGGACCGGGTGCGCCTTTCTCGCCGACGACGTTCAAGCGAACAGCGCGCCAAGTCCGCGGCGGTCTCGGACTGGCGCGTCTCGTCCCACTGAACGTGGTCTGCGCGGAGTACACCGAGTCTACGCGGTCTGGGACCGGTGCGCCTGAAGCACGGCCGTCCACGGTTCGATGGCCTCGTGGCCACGTGGAACGTGCCACTCACGCCGTATTTCGGAGGGCTTGTCATGAGCCCTCATCGGGTTTTGCGGTCGGCCTCTGGCCGGTACTCAACAAGACCGTAACGGTGCCACTCAAGTGGCTAAATATCCGGAATGTGGCTTGTGTGATGTGGTGTCATGTCCCACTGGATACTTGAGCCACAGGGGAAGGCAAAAGGGACATGCAGGCATTAATGCCGGACGACCCCCAGAAAGTAGGCGAATACTCCCTACTTACGCGCCTTGGTGAGGGACCACGCGGCACCACCTACCTGGCCCGGCCGACCGGCACCGTTGAGACGAACACCGAGACGAACACCGAGACGGCTCCCGCCACCGCCTCACCGGCCGGCACCGCGCCGCCGGCCGGTGAGGCGGGAAACACCGAAAAGCCGGAGCCCGCCGGGTCCGCCGGGGAAGCGCAGACCTCGGAGGGAACGAAGTCCACCCCTGAGACGAGGGCCGGCGGCGGAGTGGGGACCGGCGGGGAGACGGGTCCGGGGCCCAGGTTCGTCGTCAGGCTGCTTGCGTCTCGGCCGGGGGCCGACGACGCCGCGCGGACGGCGGTGCTGGACGAGTTGTCGGCGGCGCGGCGGGTGTCCGGTGCGCACGCGGTGCGGGTGGTCGACGCCGGGTGGCACGGGGACCGGCCGTATGTCGTCCGGGAGTATGTCGAGGGTCGTTCCCTGCGGGAGACGGTCGAGGCCGGCGGGCCGCTCGCCGGGGACGCGCTGGAGCGGGTCGCCGTGGGTGCGCTGACCGCGCTCACGGCCGTCCACCTCGCCGGGCTGACCCACGGTGCGCTCAGCCCGAGCAATGTGATCCTCACTCAGGACGGCCCGAGGATCGCCGACTTCGGTCTCCCCTCCCCTGCGGAGACCGCCGACGACCTGCGCGCCTGGGCCACCACGATGGCGTACGCCGCCACAGGCAGCACCGGTCTCGACCTCGCGGCCCTGCCGGCCCCGCTGCGTGACGTGGTGTCCGCCTGCCTGTCCCCGGCCGCCGCCTCCCGTCCCACGGCACAAGGCGCCATGCTCTGGCTCCTCGGCCAGGACCGCACCCAGCCCCACGGCGGCGACCGTCCAGGCACCCCCGCGCTTGCGGCACCAGACCCTGCGGTCCCTGGTACGGCACCCGCGAGCTCGAAGGCCGTCGTTCCGGCGGCCGAGATCACGCGTCCGGCCACCCCGGCGGCCGAAGGCACGCTTCCCGCCGTCCCCCCCGCCACGGTGGTGCCGGCGCGGGAGGTACCCGTTCAGGTGTGGGGTGCGCCTGCGTTGCCGGCCGAGGGGGTCGTGCCGGTCACGGCCGTGTCCCCGGACGAGGGGGCCGAGCCGTCGCGGGCCGTCGTGCGCAAGAAGATCGGCGGACGGTTCCCCGTCGGACTGGCGGCGGGGCTCGGGCTGGTGGTCGGGCTGTCGGGGCTCGGGCTGTGGGGTGCGCAGCAGTACTCCGCGCCGACGCAGATCGGCCGGCTGGCCGCCGAGGGGGACGCCGGCGGCGTCCCGGTACCCACCGACCGTGGTGGCGGCACCGGGGGTACCGAGGTGGGTGGCACCAGTGCGCCACGGCCCGAGGTGACCGTCCCGTGGGCCGCGAGCCCGGGGCCGCAGGAGACCGGCGTCTACCCGCTGGACATCGGCGGTGACCCCGACATTCCCACCTCTGACCAGCGGTTCACCCCTCCGGCGGTGCCGACCACGGTGCCGGACCCAGGGCCGACCACGCCGAGCCCGGCGCCGACGGTCACCGTGACCGCGACCCCGACCGTCACCCCGTCAGGCGAGGCCTCCCCCACTCCGAGTCTCGACACCCCGACGCCGACCCCGAGCCTGGACACCCCGACGCCGACGGCGAGTCCTGGCACCCCCACGCCGACGCCGAGCGGAGCCGGGAGTCCCACCGCGTCCGGGCCCGTCACCCCGGCGCCGAACCCGTCCAGGACCCGCACTCCGGCGCCGACGGTGCGTCCCACGGCGAGCGGCACGGCCGTCCCGGGGCCCACGGCGAGCCGTACGGCGACCAGCCCGCCGCGGGTCACGCCGGATCCGACGTACTCGCTGCCGCGTACCCGGCCGCAGGGGGCCAACCCGTACGAACCGCAGCGGATCTGCGACAGCGCCGGCAAGGGCACCGGGTTCTACGTCCAGCGTTCCAGCTCGTTCGCCGGCGGCGTGACGTACCAGCTCTACAGCGCGGCGGCCGGCGCCAACTGCGTCGTCACGCTGAAGACCGGGAACCTCGGCAAGGCGACCCCGGTGTCGGCGACGCTGGAGGTGCAGGGCCAGGCTCCGCTCACCGACAAGGGCTCCTACTCCTACTACGCGGGCCCGGTCATCGCCGCCGCGAAGGGGAAGTGCGTCCGCTTCACCGGCACGGTCGGCACCGCCGCCACGTCCGTGCCGTACGGCAACTGCGGCTGACGGACGCCGCGCCACGCCTCGGAGTGGATGAGAGGCGTGGCGCGGGCCTACTCGCGGACCACGGTCGGCCCGGCGGTTCGCGGACCGGTGACCCCGTCGGCTCGCGGCCCACGGCGCCTACTCGCGGACCACGGTCACCCCGCCGGACGGCACGGTGACCCGGCCTTCGTAGAGTGTGCCGTCGAGCGCGTCGCGGCCGGTGATCCCGTGGACGGTGACGGGGTCGCCGCCGTGGTTGATCAGGAAGAGGTGGTCGCCGCGCCGCACGTGCTCCAGCGTGTCCGGCAGGTCGCGTGGCCGGTCCACCCCGGCGCCGTCCAGTACGGCGGTCAGCGCGGGACGCAGGTCGCCGGGGGCCGTGGCGAGGTACCACGCGACACCGCCGCCGAGGTCGTGGCGGGTCATCGCGGGGTGTCCCGCGTCGGGTCCTTCGGCGAACAGCTCGACGGCGTGCGCGCCTGCGGGCCGTACCCGCTCCGACCACACGCGGCCGTGGTCCCCGCCGGACAGCGCGACCCGCTCGCCGGCGCGCAGCGGGTGGAATTCCTCGACGCTCAGGCCGAGGACGTCGCGCAGCGCGCCGGGGTACGGGCCGGGGTGGACGGTGTCGTTGCGGTCCACGATGCCGGAGAAGAACGACACGAACAGGTGGCCGCCGCCTTCGGCGTACCGGCGGAGGTTCTTCGCGCCGGCCTCGCCGAGCAGGTACAGGCTCGGCGCGACCACCAGCCGGTACGCCGACAGGTCCGCCTCGGGGTGCGCGAAGTCGACGGTGACGTGCTCGCGCCAGAGCGCCTCGTAGTA
The window above is part of the Sphaerisporangium rubeum genome. Proteins encoded here:
- the mycP gene encoding type VII secretion-associated serine protease mycosin; its protein translation is MAGRGVLAAGVALVFAVGPGAVPAIADAPVRCAPQRGGVRVGESWGQRRLAFTGVWPLTKGAGVTVALIDSGVDARHPQVRVAKSVDLTGTGARDCLGHGTAVAGIIAGRDMPEIPFAGVAPEARLISIKQTNDETGDIALLARGLVRAAELGAKVVNVSIQTHDQPDLKAAVDYALARDVVIVAAAGNVNKGDGTPAPAYPAAYPGVLSVGSAGPDGRRTDFSNAATPVSVLAPGTDLTSTWPGGSYREDLEGTSYAAPFVAGVAALVRARHPGLDNVRVRRRIEITADGASGAGTGAGMVNPLLAVTEIIPSESVAIAPPPPPPLPPGAISPPEPRDHEAVATSVTVTLAALGAAALVTCLRLVLPAGRRRGWRPGRTAVPGD
- a CDS encoding serine/threonine protein kinase, which encodes MQALMPDDPQKVGEYSLLTRLGEGPRGTTYLARPTGTVETNTETNTETAPATASPAGTAPPAGEAGNTEKPEPAGSAGEAQTSEGTKSTPETRAGGGVGTGGETGPGPRFVVRLLASRPGADDAARTAVLDELSAARRVSGAHAVRVVDAGWHGDRPYVVREYVEGRSLRETVEAGGPLAGDALERVAVGALTALTAVHLAGLTHGALSPSNVILTQDGPRIADFGLPSPAETADDLRAWATTMAYAATGSTGLDLAALPAPLRDVVSACLSPAAASRPTAQGAMLWLLGQDRTQPHGGDRPGTPALAAPDPAVPGTAPASSKAVVPAAEITRPATPAAEGTLPAVPPATVVPAREVPVQVWGAPALPAEGVVPVTAVSPDEGAEPSRAVVRKKIGGRFPVGLAAGLGLVVGLSGLGLWGAQQYSAPTQIGRLAAEGDAGGVPVPTDRGGGTGGTEVGGTSAPRPEVTVPWAASPGPQETGVYPLDIGGDPDIPTSDQRFTPPAVPTTVPDPGPTTPSPAPTVTVTATPTVTPSGEASPTPSLDTPTPTPSLDTPTPTASPGTPTPTPSGAGSPTASGPVTPAPNPSRTRTPAPTVRPTASGTAVPGPTASRTATSPPRVTPDPTYSLPRTRPQGANPYEPQRICDSAGKGTGFYVQRSSSFAGGVTYQLYSAAAGANCVVTLKTGNLGKATPVSATLEVQGQAPLTDKGSYSYYAGPVIAAAKGKCVRFTGTVGTAATSVPYGNCG